Within Streptomyces sp. SS1-1, the genomic segment GGCACCAGGCGGTCATCGAGCACCGGTGCCCCCCGGAGGCCAGGCAGTTCGGAGCGAAACCAGAAGGGGGGCTGTGGTGAAGCGATCAGGGCTTGGGCTTGGGGGCGATCTTCGCCACCCACTCGCGGGTCATGCCGGACCAGCGGGCCATGTCGGAAGGGCCGACACCTTGGGCACGCCAGGCCACGAACAGCTCTCGCAGCGCGGCGTCGTCCCGCTCAAAGGCGGCCTTCGACTTCTCGCGCTTACGGGCGGCGTCCCGGATCTGGGCCTCGGCTTCGCTGGTCATGGCCCTCATGGTGACACAGGTTGTCACGGTCGCGCTACGCGTCCGCGCTATACGGTCGCGAACTGCGGTCGCGAACGGTATTCTCGTCTCATGGTGAACATCGGCTCAGGCCACAGCCATCGCGCAGACCTCACGTGCAACCACGAGTTGTACGGATTGAGCTGCGGCGACTACGACGCAATGCGGGCCCGGGCACGCGAGGCGTGCGAGATCTGTGAGACCGCCGAGCGTGACACGACCCGCGGCCAGCTCGTCATCGACCACTTCCAGGGCGAGGGACTGTTCATCGTGCGCGGGCTCCTCTGCGACCGATGCAACTCGGTCATGTCTCGCCACGATCGCACTGCCGAATGGGGCCCCTCCTCTCTGCCTTGGAAGGAGAAGGCCCGCGCCTACCACCTCAACGCATTCAGCCAGCCCACGGCCGATGAACTGCGTCGCGCAGACGAGGTCATCGCGGCACGCACGCCGTACTCCGTCCGCAACCGGCCGCCGCTGCCGAGAACGCCACGCCGAAAGCACTCGCCGCGCGTCCACCTGAACCACGGCCCGAAGCAGATCGCCCGAGCGATTCGCAAGCACCTCACGCCCGAGCAGATCGGCCGCTTGGTCCAGCTGCTCACTGAGGCCGAGGCAGGTGAGCCCCACAGCCACAGCGCTGCGACCCGCTAACGCGCGCTGCCCGCCCCGCACCTTCACGCAAGGAGCACCACCAAGTGACCGAGAACCAGCAGCCGCCACAGCGCACCGGCGCCTGGCCCACGGAACCCGTCGACCTCGACGCGGTCCAGGCCACCACCGCCGAGCGGCAGGCCGAGCAGGAACACGGCGAGCAGCACGCCCGCCTCTACGCCGCCATCGCCTGGAACGAACTGGTTCTCGACAACATCCGCATCGACCTCGCCAACCAGCCCAACGCGAAGTGCGCACGCAACCGCGCCCGCTGGTGGATCCGCGGCGTCCTCGCCCAGCTCGACACAGTCCTCAAGGAGGGCGACCGATGACAACCGCCGCTCCCCTCATGCTCTTCGGCGACGACACCCCCGAGCCCCCGCACCCCACCGCGCGCGACCAGCCCGAACCCATCCACGGCCTACGGCCCGCGCCCGCTCGGCTCATCGCCGCACACGACGCCGACATCCACGACCACGAAGGCCGACCCTTGCTCTACCTCGTCGTCACCTGCTGCCCGTACTGCGAGCACCAGCACATCCACCCCGCCGGCCACACAGGCGAGCCCCGGCTCTGCCCGCGCAACGCCCGCTGCATCGGCCAGCCCGGCGGCGCCTACTACTTCCCGGCGGTGGACCAGTGACAACCGCACACCAGGCGCCCACACACGTGGCCGCAGACATCGAACTCGTCAGAGCATCCCTGGCCTACCAGTACCAAGACGCGCCCGGCCTGCTCAGCATCTGCTCCGACGCAGACCGCTGGGTCGGACGCCGCTTCACCACCGACGAAGTCGGCATCGCCGCCGCCGTCCGCTACATCGCCGAACTCGACACCCGCACCCCGAAAGGGATCTACGCCCAGGTCACCACCCTGCGCGAACACCCCGCCAAGGGCCGCGGAGGAAAGGACCTCGCCCACGCCCTCACCTGGCTGTGGGCCGACGGCGACTACGGCACCCTCGGCCACAAGCCCGGCCCCGACGAGATGCCCCACCCCATCGACGCCGACCACGTCCGCGAGATCGTCACCTCCACCGGACTGCCCGAGCCGTCCGGCTGGGTCGACACCGGCGGCGGCTGCAACCCCGTATGGGCGCTCACCGAAACGCACATCATCACCGACGACAACCGGGTCGCCGTCGAGGAGATGACCTCAGCCCTACAGGCCATCCTCGGCGCCGCCGCCTACCAGCACGGGTGCGCCTGGGACACCCAGGTCGGCAACCTCGACCGGCTCATGCGCGTGCCCGGCACCGTCAACCGCAAGACCGAACCCGCCCGCCCTTCCAGCAGCCACGCCGGCACCGGCGCACCCGTCGACCTCGCCACCATGCGCGAAGCCATCACCCGCCTGGCTCCCGAGGCACGCCGCATCCTGGAGAAGGCCGCCGTCGAGAAGCGGGCCCGGCAAGACGAACGCACAGGCCGCACCACCCCTGCACGACCCGCCCGGCCCGCAACCTTCCCCCGCTCCACCAGCGGCACCGGCGTCTTCGACATCCTCGCGAGCCAGCTCACCTTCCGCGACATCCTCGAACCCGAGGGCTGGACCTACCGCGGCACCGCCGCCGACGGCCGCGAGAAGTGGCTGCGCCCCAGCGGCAGCGAAGGCTCACCCGACAGCGACTACAGCCTCGTCTGCGACGACCACGTCGCCGTCAACTGGAGCGAGCGCTCCGGCCTCCCCGTCGGCCAGCAGCCGGGAGGAAAGAAGCTCACCATCCCCACCCTGTGGGCGCACATCCACCACGGCGGCAACGAACGCGAAGCCACCCTCGACATCCTCCGCGCAGCCTTCGACCAGGACGCCAGCCCGGCCGCCCGACGACTGCCGGCCCCAGCCCTCGCCGAGATCCGCCGCCACTGCCGCCCGCCCGCCGCGCCCCGAGACGACACACCGCACGACGACGAGTACTGGCCCACCGAGGCCCCCGCCGAAGAAGACGACCCCGACGACACCACCTCGACGCAGCGGCCCGGCCTTCTGCCCGAAACGTTCTGGAACGCACGCCCGGTCTTCCAGCACATCCGGCAAGCCGCCCACTCCCAAGGCTGCTCCGGCGACACCGTCCTCTACTCCACCCTGGCCCGACTCTCCGGGATGATCTCCCACCACATCCGGGCCGTCACCGGCATCGGCGGCCGGGCCAGCCTCAACATCTTCGCCGCCATGGTCGGCACCTCCGGCGCCGGCAAGTCCATCTCCGCCGGATGCGTCCGCGACCTCATGCACCCCGCCGACGACGACTTCCGCGACGGCCTGCCCATCGGCTCCGGCGAAGGCATCGCCGAAACCTTCATGGGCGCCGTCGAAGAACCCACCGGCGAGATCCACCAGAAGGGCCCCTACAAGGGCGACCCCGTCATGGCGAAGGTCCGCAAGCAGGTCCGGCACAACGCGTTCTTCTACGTCGACGAAGGTCAGACCATGGCCAAGCTCGGCGAACGCTCCGGCTCCATCCTCGGAGAGACCCTGCGGCGCGCCGCCATCGGCGAAGCCCTCGGCCAGACCAACGCCTCCGAAGAACGCACCCGCTACATCGCGCCCGGCTCCTACAGCCTCGGCCTCCTCGCCGGCTTCCAGCCGTCCATCGCCACCGTCCTCCTCGCCGACGCCCACACCGGAACACCGCAGCGATTCTTCTGGGGCTGGGCCGACGACCCCACCATCCCCGACAACCCGCCGCCGTGGCCCGGCCCCATCGAGCCGCACCCCGGCCGTATCCGCCCCGACGCCCCGGTCGACATCGACTTCCCCGTGTCCATCAAGCAGATGCTGTGGCGCGAGCGCGTCGCCCGCGGACGCGGCGAACTCGAAGTGCCCGAACTCGACGGCCACGCCAACCTGATGAAGGTCAAGCTCGCCGCCCTGTTCGCCCTCCTCGACGGCGGCCGCCTCAACGCCACCGAAGAGGACTGGGAGCTGGCCGGCGTCGTCTGGAAGGCCTCCTGCGCGGTGCGGGACTCCCTCGTCCGCAGGGCCGAGCGTGAGGCCGCACTCGCCAAGCAGCAGCAGACCGACGCCAAGGTCGAACTCGAACTGCGCACCCACGTCGCGAAGAAGGGCGCCGACCTCGCCCTGGAGCGCGTCGCCCGCCTCGTCCACCGTCACGCCTCGCAGGTCGGCGGGATCACCTACGGCGGCCTGAAGAAGTCGCTCGCGTCCCGGGATCGCGCCATCGCGGAGAAGGCGGTCGCTCTCGCGGTGGCTCGGGACTGGGTGTTCGAGGAGGGGGACCGGATCTGTGTCAAAGCGGACTAATCGAGGTGGACATGAGGGGTGGACATCCGTCCACCTTCGGCCGAGGTGGACAGGTGGACATTTGTCCACCACCCCCTGTCGCGAGAAAAACGGCCCCCATTCTGCCCCCACATACATACACAAAAAGGACATTTACTCTCACTCACGCGCTACGCGAGACAGGGGGTGGTGGACACGTCCACCTTTTGTCCACCTGTCCACCTCCTTTACCCGTAAACAATCTCCGCCGGCCCCCGCCTAGTCGATCACCCCCACACGCGACACCCACCCCACACCACACCCACGAAAGGCAGCCATGACCACCACACCCCGCCGCATCCAACGCCGCCGCACCAAGGGCTGGCGCGCACCTGAAGGCGCCCGCTACGTCGGCCGCGGCACCCCCTTCGGCAACCCCTGGGCCGTCGTGCAGACCAACACCGGGACCGGCTGGGCCGTCCAATGGGCCGGCCACACCAACCAGCACCGCCCGCCCGGCCTGAAGGACTTCGTCCCCGCCAACGGCCAGCACGACGCGCACACCCTCGCCGTCGAGCTGTACGAGATCTGGGTCCACGCGCACCCGACCCTGCCGGACCGAATCCGCCGCGACCTCGCCGCCCGAGACCTCATGTGCTGGTGCCCGCCCGAACTCCCGTGCCACGCCGACGTGCTGCTGGAGCTCGCCAACAGCCAGCTCGCCGCCGCCTGACCGTCACCCCGCCCGCCCGGGCGTACCCCGCCCCCGCACCACCGACCGAGGAGACACCACCCATGACCGACCCCAAGGCCACCGTCCAGATCACCCGCTACGAGGTGTCCGTCCTCCCCGAGGACGACATCAACCGCCCCGTGTTCACCGTCTACGTCGAGCACCGCGGCAACGACCGGTGGGCCGTCGTCCGCAACCAGCAGTGCATGAACGCCAAGGGCGAATGGTCCTGGGAGCGCGTGCCGTCCGAGCGCGAGGACGACTGGCTGGCCGAGCACCGGTTCAACCGGGCGACCGCGCTGGAGCTCGCCCAGTGGGCGGCCCCCCGGATCGTGGTCAACGGCCACACGGCGGTCGACGCGTACCGGCGCACGCACCCCGCCGCCGCTGCTGCTGTTCCGGCCGTGCCGACCACCACCAAGGACGGCGCACAGTGACCGCCCGCCGCCACCTCCGCAACTCAGCCGAGATCTGCCCCGAGCACATCGACATCCCCGGCGAGGGTCCGCTGCGTTGCGAACTCGATGCCGGACATGACGGCAAGCACAAACACTTCTGCACCCGATGGGGCACGCCGGATCGCGCCACAGGCCAGCCCACCCCGTGACCCACGAGAAGACCGGCCGCCGTGTTGGAGCCACGGCGGCCGGCCGTCCCCGAAGCATCCCACCCGGAAGGAACACGCACACCATGACCACCGACCCGACCAGCGAGCAGCTCGCCGCCCTCGTCCGCGACTTCCTCGACCCCGACCCGTGCGCCCTCGACCATCACGGCTACTGCCAGGCCCACAGCTGGCTGTGCGAGGGCCGCTGCCCGCATGCCCGGGCGCGGGAGGTGCTGGCTGAGTACGACGCTCAGCAAGCCGCGTCTGCCGGGCTTGGCGTGTCTGCCACACCCAGCCACACCGACCAGGCCGCGCTCCGCGAGAGCATTGCCGAGGCCCTCCTCGCCACGCCCCGCGAGGGCTGGACCTACGAGACCGGCCGGGAGAAGTGGGACCACCACAAGCACGGCGACCGCCCCGGACACACCTACTCGATCTCGTGCGCCCTCTGCACCGGTGACGTCACCACGCTCGCCGACGCGGTGCTGGCGGTGCTGCCGCCGCCCGCCGACCGGGCCGCCGTCCTCCGCGAAGCCGCCGACCGTATGTCGAAGAAGGCGTCGGCGCTCACCGAAGGTCTGCACGACCTGGCGCATTTCGTGGCGAAGGACCGGCTACGCGAGGCCGAGATCCTCGACCGCGAGGCTGACGAGCTGCGCCGCCTGGCCGACGAGACGCAGCCGCCGGAGCCCGTCGTCACCGTGCACGCCGCGCCCGACCTCAGCCCTGCAGCCGCTGAAGCCCTCGCCGCACTCGCCGACGTGGCCAAGCAGCAGATCGTCTGCGACTTCGACCACCCCCACCCAGAGCACCCCTGCGGACGCCGCCTACTCGCGCCCGTCGACGAGGCGCCCCAGCAGCCCGACACCGAGGCATGGGACGTCCCCGACGCCCGGCCCGGCACCACCGACTACACGCTCACCCGGCCCGCCGCCGACGCGCAGTCGGAGCCGCCGGTGCACGGTGAGTCCGTCGCCCACCTCGCCGGCCTCCACGACGGACACGACCAGTGTGCCGACGGCGAGCGGGGGATCGTCCACCGCTGCACCGAGTTCGACACATGGTTCGACCGCACCGTCTGTGCCGAGCCCTGCGGGGCCATGCACACCCGCTGCGTCAACTGCGGCGCAGCACTGGACACCTGCCCGCAGGGCCAGCCCGCCGTCGACGCGCGGCAGGACGGGGCGCAGCAGTGACCGCGCACCCGATCCCCGAGAACGCCGGGCACTGGTGGCTGGTGTGCGGGAAGTGGCGACGCCTGCATGCCATCCACAGCGCGGCGATCACAGCCGACCAGATGCGGAACGCCATCGACGACAACCGGCCCATCCCCGAGCGCGCCGCCTGTGGACTGCGCCGCCGCTGGTGGATGCCCGGCGTGTTCTCCCGCCTCGGTCGCCGCCGCTGCACCCCCTGCTGCCACGCGCTCGGTATCCAGCCCGGCTACGGCACCCCCGCCAACGAGAACCACCGCGAGGCGACGAAGACCCGACAGGACGGGGAGCAGCAGTGAGCGACGCCGAGCTGTTCATCGAGGCGATCACCACGTTCACCACGGTCGCTGAGGCCCTCGCCGGGTGGGTGATCTTCTTCGCGGTCGTCGCCGCGATCCTCACCCTCGCCGCCACCGTCACCGGCGCGCGGGCTGTACGAGGCGCGTGGCGGTACCTGCGCGCCCGCGTGACGGCCGAACGAGCCGCGCGGGCAGTCCGGGAGGGTCAGGCCCTCCAACACCCGCCACACGCCCGCACAGCCCGCCGCACCCCCGCCTGGGTCCACACACAACCAGCCGACAAGGAGCACGCATGACCGACCAGCCCTGCCCCTTCTGCGAGATCGTCACGGGCCGCGCCCCCGCCACCATCGTCCACGAATGGCCCGAGGCCCTCGCGATCGTCCCGCTCAACCCCGTCGTCGACGGCCACCTGCTCGTCATCCCGCGCGAGCACGTCCCGGACTTCGCCGCCTACCCCAAGGTGTCGGCCGCCACGATGCAGTGCGCCGCCGAACTCGTCGCCGGGCTGGGCTCGTACAACCTGATCACTAGCAAGGGCCGCCCGGCCACGCAGTCCGTGTTCCACCTGCACCTGCACCTCGTGCCCCGCGCCGAGAACGACGGCCTCGCCCTGCCCTGGTACAGCGGCCGCCGCAACCGCAAGCAGACCGCCTGACCCCGCCCCGTCGTCCGGCCCGCCCCCACCGGGCCGGACCCCCACCCGAGGAGCCTCGCATGCACATCCACCCCCACCGCCCCGCCGACGTCGCACCCCACCAATACGCCCGCCTGGGCTGGCGCTGGTGGCTCTGTCGCCACTGCTACGCGCCCCGCAGCCTGCACCCCCGCACCAGCCCGGTACGCGCCCGCTCCGCCGACGACAACCGCTACCTCAGCGCCCGCGCCCCGCACTTCAAGGAGGGCTGGTGATCCTCATCCTCGCCCTCGCCGTCACCGCGGTGGTCGCCGTGTTCGCCCTGTTCCTCCACACCCTCCGCCAGCTCGCCGAAACCGCACTCCACGACACCCCACCACCCACACGAGACGCCCACAACAACCAGAGGCACCCATGACCGGCGCCCAGCACCCCGCCCGCGCCAAAGCCCGCGGCTGCACCGCCGGCGTCATCCTCGCCGCGGCGTCCGGCATCTACCCCGCCACCTACCACCCGTACTTCGCCATCCCCGGCCTGGTATCGGCCGCGATCTTCGCGATGGTCGCCGCCTCCTACCGGCGGGAAGCACACGAGGCCGCCACACAAGACCCGCGGAGCACCCCATGAACGCGGCCATCGCCACCCTCGGCCTCGCCTCCGCCGCCGTCCTCTTCCGCCACCTCGTCCACCGCATCGCACGCCTCACCACAAGGAGACGCCGATGACCGGGCCGTCCAGCACACCCCGCGGCGAGCACACGCCGAAGCCCGGCATCACCTGGCAGACCGAACTCGTCCGCACCGAGCAGCACGTCGACGACGACACACCCGACCCCCGACCGAACCGAGCCACCCGCCGCGCCATACAGCGCGCAGCACGAAAGAAGCAACGATGACCGAGAAGACCCGCGCCCCGTGGACGCCCGAGCAGGTAGCCGCTCTGAACCGGTTCCAGCGCGAGGGCGGCATGCACCCGTTCACGTGCGGCGCCGAGCACGCCACCGGGCAGAGCCCCGTCCTCGTCGCCACGAACGGCGGGTGGGTGTGCCCGGACCCGCAGTGCGTGTACCGGCAGGACTGGGCACACGCCTTCATGACCGAACGCAGCATGAGCATCACCCTGCCGCCCTACAGCGGCGACGACGCCACGTGTATCAAGTGCGGCGACGTCGGCGCCCGCACCACATACAAAGAGTTCGGTGAACCCGGCCACGGCCAAGTCGGCACCCCCGACAAGTTCCCCGAACGCCTCGAACGAAAATGCAACCGCTGCGACTACCGATGGAACGAGGCCCTCAACCCGCCCACCCCCGACGTCGCCCTCACAGCGCTCGGCAGAGCGGAGACCGAACTCACCGCCCTCCGCGCCCGCGGAAACGGGGACGCCGCACTCCTGCCCGAGCACCTCCGCGAGCAGCTCCGCGAGGCCATCGAGTCCGAGGTGTACGCGTACCGCGAGCGCACCATGCTGTGGGAGGAGACCGGCGGCGTCACCGAAGAGATCGCCCGGCTCGCCGCGCGCGGAGCGGTGAAGGCGCTCACCGCCCACCGCGACTACATGCCCATGGCCAACAAGGACAACTGACCCGGGACAGCACGCGGCCCGCCGCCCCTACTGGGTACGGCGGGCCGACGAGGGCGCCCCCCCTCGGTGGTGGACAAGACGCTACGCCCCGCCCCGTCAATGCGTCCAGACGTCGGGACCGCCGCCCCGCCACTCGATCAGCCCGCTACGCACCACGTCCATCTCATCGAACTCCTGGAGGCCGGCCTCCTGCATGAAGGCGGCGATGTCCCGGACGCTGTAGGCGCGGCCGAGGATGGTGCCGTCGACGCGCACCCTGCGGCCGCCTTGCTCGTCGGGCGGGTACACGGTCACCGGGCGGTCGTCGGCCATGGCTCCAGCCTCGCGCAGCTGCGCGGCCGGCGCGCGCTGGGCTACTCCATGACGAAGCCCCCGCCTCGACACGAGACGGGGGCTGTGCGGGCTTGGCTACGGCCGCCACTTCTCGCGGAATCCGGGCCGGTCCGCGTAGGGCAGGGCGAGCAGGCGGACCGTGTCGCACCAACCGCCGCGGTCGCTGTACTCGGCCGAGTAGCCGCACTCGTTGCAGCCCAAGCCGATGTCCTGGCCGTCCTCGTCCTCCCAGCCGCCGATGACGTGGTGGATCTCCAGGATCTGCCGCTTGGCGTCGATCTCGCGCAGCACCCGCGCCGGATCGTGGGTCGCAACGTGCTCGCCACGCTCCCGCTCCAGGAAGTCCTGAGACCCGGTGGCCACCATGTCGTCTTCACGACGCGCGAGTACGAAACCGTCGTCGTAGTACCAGTCGGCCCCGAGTTCCTCGGCCGCCGCCGTGGACCGCGCAGCGTCGACGTCGAGCTGCTCGCCCAGCCACCGCACCAGCTCATCCATCCTGCGTCTCCTTGCTCCGGGACTTCGTGCCCCACCCGCTGCCATGACCACGCTCGATGTTCTGCACCGTGCCGAGCGACACGCCCAACTTGGCGGCGATCTTCCGGTACGAGACCCCATCCGCGCGCATCGCAAGCACGGCCTCACGCCTCAGATCCCGCAACTTCGGCGCGCGCGTCTCGTAGTCCTTCAGTACCTCGCTGATCGCCACGGCACGCTCGACCGGGTCGGCGATCTCCTCGACCTGATCCAGGGCATCGCTCACTCTGCGCGCCTCCTCGGTGTGGTCTTCGGCCATGCCCGTCCCTTCCTGGGTGGGCCGCTTGCCTAAGTGTATGCCATGGCATACGCTCAGAGGTAGACGCAGCCCACGCTGCTCGCCAATGAGAAATGCCCGGACGGGAGGTGCAACTCCCGTCCGGGCCAGCCACCGCCTGACCTAACCAGGAGTGACACCGTGGATCGTACCGATCAGACCCAGGCGCAGCACAGCCCGGCGCACACCCCCGGCAACGACGACAACAAACCCGTCATCCCGAAGATCCCCCACCCCCGCCCCGAGCGCCGCCTCGTCGCCGCCGGACGCATCACCGGCCGCCGCACCACCGCCCTGCACTACAACGCCCCGGCCGCCGCATGAGCCGCCGCCCCAGCCGCGCCGAGATGCTCGAACTCGCCGCCGACCGCGAGAAGTGCGCGGCCCGATCGCAGCGTGCCGCGCAGTCAGCGCGCGAGGCCGCCGCCAACCCGGCGAACTCCGACACCACGCGCCGCCAGGCCGCAGCCACCATCCGGATCGCCGAGAACCACGCCCGCGACTACCGGGAGGAAGCCGCCGCTCTCCGCGACGGCCGAATCCCCGGCGAGGACTGGTGACCGCCTGATGGGCGTCCGGTTCTGGGCCGGCCTCGCCTTCATCGCCACCCTCAGCGCCGCAGCCCTCACCACCGTCATCCGCTGAACCCCCGCAGACCGTCGGCCGCGCCACACATCCCCCGTCGCGCGGCCGGCACCCAACCCAAGGAGAACCATCATGCCAATCCAGGGACACACCACATCCGAACAGCGACCAGAGCCGCGCCTGTCCCGGTCTGAACGGATGGCCCGCCGCGCGACGAATCGCCTGCGCCGCGCCCTCCGAGAGGCAGACCGCGGCCTCACCCCCTGACCACCCGATGACCGGTAGCCCAGGGCGCCCGTCCCGCACGGACGCCCTGGAGATCCGGCCAACACCGCCCGAAAGGAGACCCGCATGCGGCGCGCCATCCACCGCCCACTCGCCCGATGGGGATTCACCGCATGCGCCCTCCTCGCCTGGACCACCCACCAACCCTGGCCCGCCCTCACGACCACCGCCGCCGCATACGTCGCCTGGCGCACCCCCCACCGCCGACACCGCACCAGGAGTTCGAAGTGAAGACCACCGCCGCCATCAAGTCCCGCCTCACCGCCCTCACCCCCCTCGCCATCCTGTTCACGTTCGTCTCCCTCGCCTGGACGGGATGGAGCATCACCGACCTGGTCCACTCCGGGGCATGGGGATTGCTCGCCGCGATCAGCGTCGACGGACTGTGGGGGACCGTGCAGTACCTGTCCTACAAGGGCATCGGCGGACGGCTCGTCGAAGCCGTCGAGTGGATCACCCTCGGCGTCGCCTGCGCCCTGCTCGGATGGCACGGCTGGACCATCACCCCCGCTGCAGCCTTCGCCGGTGCGCTCCCCCCGATCGTCGCCAAGATCGCCTGGACCGGAGACATCAGGCTCCGCCGAGACCCGACCGCGCTCACCGCCGAGCAGGAGGCGGAGATCAACGCCGTCATCCGGGACAGCGAGTACATCTCCCGACGCCGCGCCGCAGAGATCGAGCGCGAAGCGGCCGAGGAAGTCGCCCTGATCCGCGCCCAGGGGAAGGTCGCAATGGAGCGGGA encodes:
- a CDS encoding HIT family protein encodes the protein MTDQPCPFCEIVTGRAPATIVHEWPEALAIVPLNPVVDGHLLVIPREHVPDFAAYPKVSAATMQCAAELVAGLGSYNLITSKGRPATQSVFHLHLHLVPRAENDGLALPWYSGRRNRKQTA
- a CDS encoding sigma factor-like helix-turn-helix DNA-binding protein is translated as MAEDHTEEARRVSDALDQVEEIADPVERAVAISEVLKDYETRAPKLRDLRREAVLAMRADGVSYRKIAAKLGVSLGTVQNIERGHGSGWGTKSRSKETQDG
- a CDS encoding DUF4326 domain-containing protein, translating into MTTTPRRIQRRRTKGWRAPEGARYVGRGTPFGNPWAVVQTNTGTGWAVQWAGHTNQHRPPGLKDFVPANGQHDAHTLAVELYEIWVHAHPTLPDRIRRDLAARDLMCWCPPELPCHADVLLELANSQLAAA
- a CDS encoding DUF6221 family protein; protein product: MDELVRWLGEQLDVDAARSTAAAEELGADWYYDDGFVLARREDDMVATGSQDFLERERGEHVATHDPARVLREIDAKRQILEIHHVIGGWEDEDGQDIGLGCNECGYSAEYSDRGGWCDTVRLLALPYADRPGFREKWRP
- a CDS encoding endonuclease domain-containing protein, translated to MVNIGSGHSHRADLTCNHELYGLSCGDYDAMRARAREACEICETAERDTTRGQLVIDHFQGEGLFIVRGLLCDRCNSVMSRHDRTAEWGPSSLPWKEKARAYHLNAFSQPTADELRRADEVIAARTPYSVRNRPPLPRTPRRKHSPRVHLNHGPKQIARAIRKHLTPEQIGRLVQLLTEAEAGEPHSHSAATR